Proteins encoded together in one Streptomyces sp. B1I3 window:
- a CDS encoding Ig-like domain-containing protein, with product MSHIRVRVAVMAVLLAPLAACSAGSGSDASDRSAGHGGPETARGLPTAVTVVPEGRGIRAGGTVKVTAAGGTLTSVTVTDAEGRTLGGTVSADRTGWVSLRKAAPGASYTVTATTAAKAGTKHTTTSTFTTAEADRVNKVDWRPGAGSTVGVAQPVSLVFDRPVTDKAAVERQLKITTSVPTEGSWGWLKDWSGQDRVDWRPKEYWKPGTKVTLDAELNGTDSGGGGWFVRDYSTTFTVGASQVAEVDLDRKLLTFARDGRTVRTIPVSGGTPGGDKRSWRGTAVLMAKEGTVNMNSETVGLGDTYDKMVDRSMRLTWSGMYAHAAPWNDRWFGRANMSSGCIGMSDADAAWFYGQVRPGDPFEITGRDTKGTVAPGNGFGDWNVPWDQWQATSALR from the coding sequence TTGAGCCACATACGGGTGCGCGTCGCGGTGATGGCGGTGCTGCTGGCACCGCTCGCCGCCTGTTCGGCGGGATCCGGATCCGACGCCTCGGACCGGAGTGCCGGCCACGGCGGGCCGGAGACGGCACGGGGCCTGCCCACGGCCGTGACCGTGGTGCCGGAGGGCCGGGGGATCAGAGCGGGCGGGACGGTGAAGGTCACCGCGGCCGGCGGCACGCTCACCTCGGTGACCGTCACCGACGCCGAAGGACGCACGCTGGGCGGCACGGTCTCCGCGGACCGGACCGGCTGGGTGTCCCTGCGCAAGGCGGCGCCCGGCGCCTCGTACACGGTGACCGCCACGACCGCGGCGAAGGCCGGTACGAAGCACACGACCACCTCCACGTTCACCACGGCCGAGGCCGACAGGGTCAACAAGGTGGACTGGCGGCCCGGCGCGGGCTCGACCGTCGGCGTCGCGCAGCCGGTCTCCCTCGTCTTCGACCGTCCGGTCACCGACAAGGCCGCGGTCGAGAGGCAGCTGAAGATCACCACGTCGGTCCCGACCGAGGGCTCCTGGGGCTGGCTGAAGGACTGGTCCGGCCAGGACCGGGTCGACTGGCGGCCGAAGGAGTACTGGAAGCCGGGTACGAAGGTCACCCTCGACGCCGAGCTGAACGGCACCGACTCCGGCGGCGGCGGCTGGTTCGTCCGTGACTACTCGACCACGTTCACCGTCGGCGCGAGCCAGGTCGCCGAGGTCGACCTCGACCGCAAGCTGCTGACCTTCGCACGGGACGGCAGGACGGTCCGCACGATCCCGGTCTCCGGCGGCACACCCGGCGGCGACAAGCGTTCCTGGCGGGGCACCGCGGTGCTGATGGCCAAGGAGGGAACGGTCAACATGAACTCGGAGACAGTCGGACTGGGTGACACCTACGACAAGATGGTCGACCGCTCGATGCGGCTCACCTGGTCCGGCATGTACGCGCACGCCGCACCGTGGAACGACCGGTGGTTCGGCAGGGCCAACATGAGCTCCGGCTGCATCGGCATGAGCGACGCCGACGCCGCCTGGTTCTACGGCCAGGTCCGCCCCGGCGACCCGTTCGAGATCACGGGCCGCGACACCAAGGGCACGGTCGCGCCGGGCAACGGCTTCGGCGACTGGAACGTGCCGTGGGACCAGTGGCAGGCGACGAGCGCCCTGCGCTGA
- a CDS encoding peptidoglycan bridge formation glycyltransferase FemA/FemB family protein gives MSALLVTADRGHEIPLGPVTPAAYRAFLASGEGQELGPGFLQCPSWAQVKDGWRSQLLGWGPEPESGRLSGAALVLLRQLPGTRKYFAYLPEGPVADWADPGIDDWLRPLLRYLRAAGAFAVRIGPSPAYRRWSAARLKSATGPGRRLGDVLASQVDPLGTAVADRLRARGWQRCGGEEDGDAQPRHVFQVPLAGRGPQDLWSGLNQEWRRNVRRAEKSGVEVVVGGAADLPEFYRLLRITEERDGFRLGRSLEYYERQYAALNAEEPGRMKLYLARHEGETLAAHTMVHVGRRVWYQTGASAGHRREVRPSNLLQWRMLLAAQALGADVYDMRGVPSTLDPDDRSHGLLRWKLGTGGEVVETLGEWERPLDGTANHALHRAFQAYMARR, from the coding sequence GTGTCAGCGCTGCTCGTGACGGCCGACCGCGGCCATGAGATACCGCTGGGGCCAGTCACCCCCGCCGCCTACCGCGCGTTCCTGGCATCCGGCGAGGGGCAAGAGCTGGGCCCCGGTTTCCTCCAGTGCCCGTCCTGGGCGCAGGTGAAGGACGGCTGGCGCTCACAGCTCCTGGGCTGGGGGCCCGAACCGGAGTCCGGCAGGCTGTCCGGCGCCGCGCTCGTCCTGCTGCGCCAACTGCCGGGCACCCGTAAGTACTTCGCCTACCTGCCGGAGGGGCCGGTCGCCGACTGGGCGGACCCCGGCATCGACGACTGGCTCCGCCCGTTGCTGCGGTACCTGCGGGCGGCGGGGGCGTTCGCCGTACGGATCGGGCCCTCGCCCGCGTACCGACGGTGGAGCGCCGCGCGGCTCAAGTCGGCGACGGGGCCCGGCCGCCGGCTCGGGGACGTCCTGGCGAGCCAGGTCGACCCGCTGGGCACGGCGGTCGCCGACCGGCTGCGCGCCCGGGGGTGGCAGCGGTGCGGCGGCGAGGAGGACGGGGACGCGCAGCCCCGCCACGTCTTCCAGGTGCCGCTCGCCGGGCGCGGACCGCAGGACCTGTGGTCCGGGCTCAACCAGGAGTGGCGGCGCAACGTCCGCCGGGCCGAGAAGTCGGGGGTCGAGGTGGTGGTCGGCGGTGCGGCGGACCTGCCCGAGTTCTACCGCCTGCTGCGGATCACCGAGGAGCGCGACGGCTTCCGGCTCGGCAGGTCGCTGGAGTACTACGAGCGCCAGTACGCGGCGCTCAACGCCGAGGAACCCGGCCGGATGAAGCTCTACCTGGCCAGGCACGAGGGCGAGACACTCGCCGCGCACACCATGGTCCACGTGGGCCGCCGGGTCTGGTACCAGACGGGCGCCTCGGCCGGCCACCGTCGCGAGGTGCGCCCCTCCAACCTGCTGCAGTGGCGCATGCTGCTCGCCGCCCAGGCCCTGGGCGCCGACGTCTACGACATGCGCGGGGTACCCTCGACGCTCGATCCCGACGACCGTTCCCACGGGTTGCTGCGCTGGAAGCTCGGCACCGGAGGCGAGGTGGTCGAGACGCTGGGGGAATGGGAGAGACCGTTGGACGGCACGGCCAACCACGCGCTCCACCGCGCGTTCCAGGCGTACATGGCGCGCCGGTGA
- the murJ gene encoding murein biosynthesis integral membrane protein MurJ, translating into MSAPATTAQASGGPAPSRTPSVLRSGAIMAAGSVVSRATGFVRSAVVAAALGLGPAADGYAVGNSVPTIVYMLLLGGALNAVFVPELVKAAGQHEDGGAAYTDRLLTVCVLALLVITAAAVWGAPAIVGAYTDYTGAQATMTVAFARYCLPQILFLGVFTLLGQVLNARGRFGAMMWTPVLNNVVVIAVFCLYLATGDGGSLTAAETALLGWGTTAGIAVQALALVPVLRAARFRFRPRFDWRGSGLTRPLRSAGWLVLLVLTNQAAYWVTTRLATAAGLSAQADGIDGGAGFSAYNNAYLLWAVPHGIVTVSLVTALMPRMSAAAADGDTAGLRRDLSYALRTSAAAVVPAACALFALAQPATALVFGYGEADAGDVAVMAGTLMAFAPGLIAFSGQYVLSRTFYALSDTRTPFLLNLVIAGLNAALSVTAYALLPARWAVTGIAGAYSLALFAGWAAAALVLNRRLAAADRRAPAPWRSATVAAQARLLAAAVPATLLGYVTARWAAPGGAAAATGAGALAIAAVFLLLARPLRLTEITALVTGAATRLRRRP; encoded by the coding sequence GTGAGCGCGCCGGCCACCACGGCACAGGCCTCCGGCGGGCCCGCGCCGTCCCGGACGCCGTCCGTCCTGCGCAGCGGCGCGATCATGGCCGCCGGGTCGGTCGTCTCCCGGGCGACCGGCTTCGTGCGGTCCGCCGTGGTCGCCGCCGCACTCGGACTCGGGCCGGCCGCCGACGGGTACGCCGTCGGAAACTCCGTCCCCACCATCGTCTACATGCTGCTCCTCGGTGGTGCCCTCAACGCCGTCTTCGTGCCCGAACTCGTCAAGGCCGCCGGACAGCACGAGGACGGTGGGGCCGCGTACACCGACCGGCTGCTCACCGTCTGCGTCCTCGCCCTGCTGGTGATCACTGCGGCGGCGGTGTGGGGCGCGCCCGCGATCGTCGGCGCGTACACCGACTACACGGGCGCGCAGGCCACCATGACGGTCGCCTTCGCGCGCTACTGCCTGCCGCAGATCCTCTTCCTCGGGGTGTTCACCCTGCTCGGCCAAGTGCTGAACGCACGCGGCCGGTTCGGCGCGATGATGTGGACGCCGGTCCTCAACAACGTCGTCGTCATCGCCGTCTTCTGCCTCTACCTCGCCACGGGCGACGGCGGGTCGCTCACCGCGGCCGAGACCGCGCTGCTCGGCTGGGGCACCACCGCGGGCATCGCCGTACAGGCCCTGGCCCTGGTGCCCGTCCTGCGCGCGGCCCGCTTCCGCTTCCGGCCCCGCTTCGACTGGCGCGGCAGCGGGCTCACCCGCCCGCTGCGGTCCGCCGGCTGGCTGGTGCTCCTGGTGCTCACCAACCAGGCGGCGTACTGGGTCACGACCAGGCTGGCCACGGCGGCGGGCCTGAGCGCGCAGGCGGACGGCATCGACGGCGGTGCCGGCTTCAGCGCGTACAACAACGCCTATCTGCTGTGGGCCGTGCCGCACGGCATCGTCACGGTGTCGCTGGTGACCGCACTGATGCCCCGGATGAGCGCGGCCGCCGCCGACGGCGACACGGCGGGGCTACGGCGCGACCTCTCGTACGCCCTGCGCACCAGTGCGGCGGCCGTCGTCCCCGCCGCGTGCGCGCTGTTCGCCCTGGCCCAGCCCGCGACGGCGCTCGTCTTCGGGTACGGCGAGGCGGACGCGGGGGACGTCGCCGTCATGGCGGGCACGCTGATGGCGTTCGCGCCCGGGCTGATCGCCTTCTCGGGCCAGTACGTCCTCTCCCGCACGTTCTACGCCCTGTCCGACACGCGCACCCCCTTCCTCCTCAACCTGGTGATCGCCGGCCTCAACGCGGCCCTCTCCGTCACCGCGTACGCGCTGCTCCCGGCACGCTGGGCGGTGACCGGCATCGCCGGGGCCTACTCGCTGGCGCTGTTCGCGGGCTGGGCCGCCGCCGCCCTCGTACTGAACCGCCGCCTCGCCGCGGCGGACAGGCGGGCGCCCGCGCCATGGCGGTCCGCCACCGTCGCCGCACAGGCCCGGCTGCTCGCAGCCGCCGTGCCCGCGACGCTGCTCGGGTACGTCACCGCGCGCTGGGCGGCCCCCGGCGGGGCGGCCGCGGCCACCGGGGCGGGGGCGCTCGCCATCGCCGCCGTCTTCCTCCTGCTGGCCCGCCCACTGCGGCTGACCGAGATCACCGCGCTCGTCACGGGCGCGGCCACCCGTCTCCGCCGCAGGCCGTGA
- a CDS encoding response regulator transcription factor, with the protein MPRVLLIEDDPSVREGVELGLRRRGHEVRTAATGEAGLAALGEFRPDLLLLDLMLPGMNGVQVCRRVREDSQLPIIMLTARGDDFDVVIGLEAGADDYIVKPARTEVIEARIRAVLRRIEDPGGGRPAVEFHGDLAVDRAGLTVTKKGDRVPLAPSEMKLLLHLSAAPEQVFSRQQLLEHVWEHSYHGDARLVDACVRRLRNKIEDTPGAPRYIQTLRGFGYRFGPL; encoded by the coding sequence ATGCCACGCGTGCTCCTCATCGAAGACGACCCCTCCGTACGCGAAGGGGTCGAGCTCGGACTGCGCCGCCGCGGCCACGAGGTGCGGACCGCCGCCACCGGCGAGGCCGGGCTCGCGGCGCTCGGTGAGTTCCGGCCCGACCTGCTCCTGCTCGACCTGATGCTCCCGGGCATGAACGGGGTGCAGGTCTGCCGCCGGGTGCGGGAGGACAGCCAGCTGCCGATCATCATGCTCACCGCCCGCGGCGACGACTTCGACGTCGTCATCGGTCTGGAGGCCGGTGCCGACGACTACATCGTCAAGCCCGCCCGCACCGAGGTCATCGAGGCCCGCATCCGTGCCGTGCTGCGCAGGATCGAGGACCCCGGCGGCGGACGGCCCGCCGTGGAGTTCCACGGAGACCTCGCTGTCGACCGGGCCGGGCTCACCGTCACGAAGAAGGGGGACCGCGTCCCGCTCGCCCCCTCGGAGATGAAGCTCCTCCTGCACCTGTCGGCCGCGCCCGAGCAGGTGTTCAGCCGTCAGCAACTGCTGGAGCACGTGTGGGAGCACAGCTATCACGGTGACGCGCGCCTCGTGGACGCCTGTGTACGTCGGCTGCGCAACAAGATCGAGGACACCCCGGGCGCCCCGCGCTACATACAGACCCTGCGGGGCTTCGGCTACCGCTTCGGACCGCTGTGA
- a CDS encoding HAMP domain-containing sensor histidine kinase, which produces MTVTGARPSRAAARAPRTARSRRRAPFGLRTRLVLAFLLVAAISSGTTAALTYREARNAVLASSQDTAVTSFREQAETLGLSLPVDPAMLRESLLGIASKAKPHPWIVFAEYGSLRVSSGTSPTSSVVTPELRRATLTTPNGAFQRVVKNGVPYLTLGLAVVTRSSTSGSTLRTGLVVYAVMPMTEERNDVDALLTAARDGALPGLAIALVPALIAARSVLRPVRELNRAARSMGSGRLDTRIRVRGSDELADLASTFNESAGELERSVDELQQAEARARRFASDVAHELRTPLAGMLAVTEVLDEDADGLNPDTARAVRLISAETGKLAVLVEDLMEISRFDARAAELNTDEIDVAETIRKSLHHRHWHDRVRTELREGVRVRLDPRRFDVVVANLVGNALRHGCEPVTVRMDTGTAADGSDVLVTEVTDSGPGIRPEVLPHIFDRFYKADAARSRSAGSGLGLAITRENVRLHGGTVRAGNGPEGGAVLTVEIPLRTPLAAEREETG; this is translated from the coding sequence GTGACCGTCACCGGCGCCCGCCCCTCCCGCGCCGCGGCCCGTGCTCCACGCACCGCCCGGTCCCGCCGGAGGGCGCCCTTCGGACTGCGGACGCGCCTCGTCCTCGCGTTCCTGCTGGTCGCCGCCATCAGCTCCGGGACGACCGCGGCGCTCACCTACCGCGAGGCGCGCAACGCCGTCCTCGCCAGCTCCCAGGACACCGCGGTGACGTCCTTCCGCGAGCAGGCCGAGACCCTGGGCCTCTCGCTCCCCGTGGACCCCGCCATGCTCCGGGAGTCACTCCTCGGCATCGCGAGCAAGGCGAAGCCCCACCCGTGGATCGTCTTCGCCGAGTACGGGTCGCTGCGGGTCTCCTCAGGTACCAGCCCCACCTCGTCGGTGGTCACGCCGGAACTGCGACGCGCCACCCTCACCACGCCGAACGGGGCTTTCCAGCGGGTCGTCAAGAACGGCGTCCCCTACCTCACCCTCGGACTGGCCGTCGTCACCAGGAGCAGCACGAGCGGCAGCACCCTGCGCACCGGACTCGTCGTCTACGCCGTGATGCCGATGACGGAAGAACGGAACGATGTCGACGCCCTGCTCACCGCGGCGCGCGACGGCGCGCTGCCCGGTCTCGCCATCGCCCTCGTCCCCGCCCTGATCGCGGCGCGCAGCGTACTGCGTCCCGTCCGGGAACTGAACAGGGCCGCCCGCTCCATGGGCAGCGGCCGGCTCGACACCCGTATCCGGGTCAGAGGGAGCGACGAACTCGCGGACCTGGCCTCCACGTTCAACGAGTCCGCCGGTGAGCTGGAACGCTCCGTCGACGAACTCCAGCAGGCCGAGGCCCGCGCCCGGCGGTTCGCTTCCGACGTCGCACACGAACTGCGTACCCCACTCGCCGGAATGCTCGCCGTCACCGAGGTGCTCGACGAGGACGCGGACGGCCTGAACCCCGACACCGCGCGGGCGGTCCGGCTGATCAGCGCGGAGACCGGCAAGCTGGCCGTGCTCGTGGAGGACCTGATGGAGATCTCCCGCTTCGACGCCCGGGCGGCCGAGCTGAACACCGACGAGATCGACGTCGCGGAGACCATCCGCAAGTCCCTCCACCACCGGCACTGGCACGACCGAGTGCGCACCGAACTGCGCGAGGGTGTCCGGGTCCGCCTGGACCCGCGCCGTTTCGACGTCGTCGTCGCCAACCTTGTCGGCAACGCGCTGCGGCACGGCTGCGAGCCCGTCACCGTACGGATGGACACGGGGACGGCCGCGGACGGGTCGGACGTCCTGGTCACCGAGGTCACCGACAGCGGTCCCGGCATCCGGCCCGAGGTGCTGCCGCACATCTTCGACCGGTTCTACAAGGCCGACGCGGCCCGTAGCCGTTCGGCGGGCAGCGGCCTAGGACTCGCGATCACGCGGGAGAACGTGCGGCTGCACGGAGGCACCGTCCGGGCCGGTAACGGGCCGGAGGGCGGCGCGGTCCTCACGGTCGAGATACCGCTGCGCACGCCGCTCGCAGCGGAGCGGGAGGAGACCGGGTGA
- a CDS encoding helix-turn-helix transcriptional regulator: MNDVGRLVWDKLADLRLKSMDSGVYGCVLDGAAVDLPSLSEALGITVQEAAESLERLSELGLVHQEDVGCPLYSPVGPESAALVTLLPLETELRRRTELIAHARRDLESLVPVYHDSSAWRQRMKGVQVLGRLQDVRNVLAEHAANCRDEVLTAQPGGGRRTEVLEEAVERDENMLCSGVRMRTLYQHSARFSPPTAAYVERITLQGGEVRTTSAEFMRLIVFDRRVAVISQAGNSLGAVVVEEPSVVDFAVQAFEHVWFNAEPFEVDVRREHIESVSEDVDKALLRLLASGMDDAAIARRLGVSLRTCQRRVSRILDSLGARSRFQAGFLIHKYGLLAEPSA; the protein is encoded by the coding sequence GTGAACGACGTGGGCCGCTTGGTATGGGACAAACTGGCCGATCTGCGGCTCAAATCCATGGACTCCGGTGTATACGGCTGTGTTCTCGACGGCGCGGCCGTCGACCTGCCGTCGCTGTCCGAGGCGCTCGGAATCACCGTGCAGGAGGCCGCCGAGTCCCTGGAGCGGCTGAGCGAACTCGGGCTGGTCCACCAGGAGGACGTGGGCTGCCCCCTCTACTCGCCCGTCGGCCCGGAGTCGGCGGCGCTGGTGACCCTGCTGCCTCTGGAGACCGAGCTGCGCAGGCGGACCGAGCTCATCGCACACGCACGGCGGGACCTGGAGAGCCTGGTCCCCGTGTACCACGACAGCTCGGCCTGGCGGCAGCGGATGAAGGGCGTCCAGGTGCTGGGCAGGCTGCAGGACGTACGCAACGTCCTGGCCGAGCACGCCGCGAACTGCCGCGACGAGGTCCTGACCGCGCAACCCGGCGGCGGACGCAGGACCGAGGTGCTCGAGGAGGCCGTCGAGCGCGACGAGAACATGCTGTGCTCCGGTGTGCGGATGCGCACGCTCTACCAGCACAGCGCGCGCTTCAGCCCGCCGACGGCCGCCTACGTGGAGCGGATCACGCTGCAGGGCGGCGAGGTGCGGACGACGTCGGCCGAGTTCATGCGGCTCATCGTCTTCGACCGCCGGGTCGCGGTGATCTCCCAGGCCGGCAACAGCCTCGGTGCCGTCGTCGTCGAGGAGCCCAGCGTGGTCGACTTCGCCGTGCAGGCCTTCGAGCACGTGTGGTTCAACGCGGAGCCGTTCGAGGTGGACGTACGCCGCGAGCACATCGAGTCGGTCTCGGAGGACGTGGACAAGGCACTGCTGCGGCTGCTGGCCAGCGGCATGGACGACGCGGCGATCGCCCGCCGTCTCGGGGTGTCGCTGCGCACCTGCCAGCGCCGCGTCTCACGCATCCTCGACAGCCTCGGCGCGCGCAGCCGCTTCCAGGCCGGGTTCCTCATTCACAAGTACGGACTGCTGGCCGAACCCTCCGCGTGA
- a CDS encoding methylaspartate mutase, which produces MIDAPRATALPTPAQSAAYVAELGKPTAAEVLRDARAAGHLALQPRCGVGSHRQMTTLLQDIERHAAPDVLSVTIDAHTRLGRFGHARTVLDRNPADLNGYPLVAHGWRRGRELNEAVRAPLEIRHGSPDARVLFGTAVASGITSFEGGGISYNLPYSKDVPLERSLAAWRTVDAACGKLADHGLVIDRELFGTLTAVLMPPSVSLAVSVLEAVAAAREGVRCISVAYPQGGHTEQDVAALRAVPLLAERYLPAGVEVHAVLHEFMGVFPRERAHAEDLILYGALVARHGGATKLITKTYQEAYGIPDTRAIVDGLHLAARANSPLLGAMTPDEGRVAEELEWVVREVDELVAPVLAAEPAHGGLHAAIAAAFAHGTLDIPFSASRHARSELIPGRADDGAVRILEPGSLPLSPASRERHRAALKGRPTDLYTVLTRDINYFPLLFGEDIRRGPAAPPVHAEGSASSPYL; this is translated from the coding sequence ATGATCGACGCTCCCCGGGCCACCGCGCTGCCCACCCCGGCCCAGTCGGCCGCGTACGTCGCCGAGCTGGGCAAACCGACCGCCGCCGAGGTCCTGCGCGACGCACGCGCCGCCGGGCACCTGGCCCTGCAGCCCCGCTGCGGTGTCGGTTCGCACCGCCAGATGACCACCCTGCTCCAGGACATCGAGCGCCACGCGGCACCGGACGTCCTGTCGGTGACCATCGACGCCCACACCCGGCTGGGCCGCTTCGGCCACGCCAGGACGGTCCTGGACCGCAACCCCGCCGACCTCAACGGCTATCCGCTGGTCGCCCACGGGTGGCGGCGCGGCCGCGAGCTCAACGAGGCGGTGCGGGCCCCGCTGGAGATCCGGCACGGGTCACCGGACGCCCGCGTGCTGTTCGGGACGGCGGTCGCCTCCGGCATCACGTCCTTCGAGGGCGGCGGCATCTCGTACAACCTGCCCTACTCCAAGGACGTACCGCTGGAGCGCTCACTCGCCGCCTGGCGCACGGTGGACGCCGCCTGCGGGAAACTGGCCGACCACGGGCTGGTCATCGACCGGGAGCTCTTCGGCACGCTCACCGCGGTGCTGATGCCGCCCTCCGTCAGCCTGGCGGTCAGCGTCCTGGAGGCCGTCGCCGCCGCCCGCGAGGGTGTCCGCTGCATCTCCGTCGCGTACCCCCAGGGCGGCCACACGGAGCAGGACGTGGCGGCCCTGCGCGCCGTCCCCCTGCTGGCGGAGCGCTACCTGCCGGCCGGCGTCGAGGTCCACGCCGTCCTGCACGAGTTCATGGGCGTCTTCCCGCGGGAGCGCGCCCATGCCGAGGACCTGATCCTCTACGGGGCCCTGGTCGCCAGGCACGGGGGCGCGACGAAGCTGATCACCAAGACGTACCAGGAGGCGTACGGCATCCCGGACACGCGGGCCATCGTCGACGGCCTGCACCTCGCGGCACGGGCCAACTCCCCCCTCCTCGGGGCCATGACGCCGGACGAGGGGCGCGTGGCGGAGGAGCTGGAGTGGGTCGTGCGGGAGGTGGACGAGCTGGTGGCACCGGTCCTGGCGGCCGAACCGGCGCACGGCGGGCTCCACGCGGCCATCGCCGCGGCCTTCGCGCACGGCACCCTGGACATCCCGTTCAGCGCCAGTCGGCACGCGCGGTCGGAGCTGATCCCGGGCCGCGCGGACGACGGTGCGGTCCGCATCCTGGAGCCGGGGTCGCTCCCCCTGTCACCCGCTTCGCGCGAGCGGCACCGTGCGGCCCTGAAGGGCCGGCCGACGGATCTGTACACCGTGCTGACACGGGACATCAACTACTTCCCGCTGCTGTTCGGTGAGGACATCCGCCGCGGCCCCGCGGCGCCACCGGTTCACGCGGAGGGTTCGGCCAGCAGTCCGTACTTGTGA
- a CDS encoding cobalamin-dependent protein (Presence of a B(12) (cobalamin)-binding domain implies dependence on cobalamin itself, in one of its several forms, or in some unusual lineages, dependence on a cobalamin-like analog.) — protein sequence MQSRTVILGVAASDSHAVANQLIAHTLRARGFEVINLGTCTTVEEFATAHQAHPHAEAVLIGSLNGHAFEDLCDLPAFRARGLLRCPVIVGGNLSVGSHKHSADLDRLYALGVHRVLTDADDLPAVLDEAARRRAGEAPAPDTWAAASSPVAAGPAGAA from the coding sequence ATGCAGAGTCGCACCGTGATCCTTGGCGTCGCCGCGAGCGACAGCCATGCGGTGGCCAACCAGCTCATCGCCCACACCCTGAGGGCCCGAGGCTTCGAGGTGATCAATCTGGGCACCTGTACGACCGTCGAGGAGTTCGCCACCGCCCACCAGGCCCATCCGCACGCCGAGGCCGTCCTGATCGGCAGCCTCAACGGCCATGCCTTCGAGGACCTCTGCGACCTTCCCGCGTTCCGTGCCCGGGGGCTGCTGCGCTGCCCGGTGATCGTGGGAGGCAACCTCTCGGTGGGCAGCCACAAGCACTCCGCCGACCTCGACCGGCTGTACGCCCTGGGCGTCCACCGGGTCCTCACCGACGCCGACGACCTGCCCGCGGTGCTCGACGAGGCGGCGCGCCGGCGCGCCGGCGAAGCGCCGGCCCCCGACACGTGGGCTGCCGCATCGTCCCCCGTCGCCGCCGGGCCGGCCGGTGCCGCATGA
- a CDS encoding stearoyl-CoA 9-desaturase, with translation MSAPALPAPTGGGAGAAEAGSAPDPRESMRVLPRFTQYPLTLLTGKPLKGQAPPHRWTPGFHLGAAALSMVSGSAVSAVGWALSGAWLLLLLPGWAVTLHGMRNLRMMVYHQCSHRNMFRRRTLDAAIGRAVSGLLIIQHFSRYSEEHVSDHHAAHHMTLRDPTVQAFLISLDLHPGMTRSRMWQRILAKLFSPVFHATFAVARVRSFWHGSSRSERLTALALYGGGGAAGVVTGTWPALLAVWFVPLVPLFQISNTLRLCVKHTFPDPDLTERRGKAYFGSLTNAIFIGEAVPAAGLPPVRRAAAWLRWTLRLVCVHFPARYLVLTGDTVVHDFHHRHPATREWADYLFARQADEDRGSPGWPPYHHAWGFVPAVNLVLDSLSAADATEFDVRRVRDVSRRELFAAFDD, from the coding sequence ATGAGTGCCCCCGCCCTGCCCGCCCCGACCGGCGGAGGAGCCGGTGCCGCCGAGGCGGGGAGCGCCCCCGATCCCCGTGAGTCCATGAGGGTCCTGCCGCGCTTCACCCAGTACCCGCTGACGCTGCTGACCGGCAAACCCCTCAAGGGGCAGGCTCCGCCGCACCGATGGACCCCCGGCTTCCACCTCGGGGCCGCCGCACTGTCGATGGTGTCGGGATCCGCCGTCTCCGCGGTGGGCTGGGCACTGTCCGGCGCCTGGCTGCTGCTGCTCCTGCCCGGCTGGGCGGTGACCCTGCACGGCATGCGCAACCTGCGGATGATGGTCTACCACCAGTGTTCGCACCGGAACATGTTCCGCCGCCGCACGCTGGACGCGGCGATCGGACGTGCCGTCTCCGGCCTGCTGATCATCCAGCACTTCTCGCGCTACAGCGAGGAGCACGTCAGCGACCACCACGCCGCCCACCACATGACACTGCGCGACCCCACCGTGCAGGCCTTCCTGATCAGCCTCGACCTGCACCCGGGGATGACCCGCTCGCGGATGTGGCAGCGGATCCTGGCCAAGCTCTTCTCACCGGTCTTCCACGCCACCTTCGCCGTCGCCCGCGTCCGTTCCTTCTGGCACGGCTCGTCGCGGAGCGAGCGGCTCACCGCCCTCGCCCTGTACGGCGGCGGCGGTGCGGCCGGCGTCGTGACCGGGACCTGGCCGGCCCTGCTGGCCGTCTGGTTCGTCCCGCTGGTGCCGCTGTTCCAGATCAGCAACACGCTGCGGCTGTGCGTGAAGCACACCTTCCCCGACCCCGACCTGACCGAGCGCCGCGGCAAGGCGTACTTCGGCTCGCTCACCAACGCCATATTCATCGGTGAGGCCGTCCCGGCCGCCGGCCTGCCGCCGGTGCGGCGCGCCGCCGCCTGGCTGCGCTGGACCCTTCGCCTGGTCTGTGTGCACTTCCCGGCCCGCTATCTGGTCCTCACGGGCGACACCGTGGTGCACGACTTCCACCACCGCCACCCTGCCACCCGGGAGTGGGCCGACTACCTCTTCGCCCGTCAGGCCGACGAGGACCGCGGCAGCCCGGGGTGGCCCCCGTACCACCACGCGTGGGGCTTCGTGCCCGCCGTCAACCTGGTCCTGGACTCGCTGTCCGCGGCGGACGCCACCGAGTTCGACGTACGGCGGGTGCGGGACGTCAGCAGGCGTGAGCTGTTCGCGGCTTTCGACGACTGA